The genome window AACCCAGATTGAAATTGGTTCCATCACACTGCCACAATTAGCTGATCGATCTCCTGGTGAGAGATCAACATGCAGAGAGTGAAGACAATTTGGACAATGATTCCTCTGCTTCGATCCTGAATATGGGATACCCACCATCATACCACAGTTTACACAGCGAAACTCAGCCTTAGCTTGGGTATTTCGAAAGTTAACTTTTACAGGCTTTTGATAATCCTCTTCTTCGTGATCATCGAACTGTTTTCGTTTGGTTATTTTTTGAAAATGGGAATTAAGATGGTTAAATACTTTGTCTTTC of Leptospira sp. GIMC2001 contains these proteins:
- a CDS encoding RNHCP domain-containing protein, encoding MKDKVFNHLNSHFQKITKRKQFDDHEEEDYQKPVKVNFRNTQAKAEFRCVNCGMMVGIPYSGSKQRNHCPNCLHSLHVDLSPGDRSANCGSVMEPISIWVRKQEWAILHRCKGCGVIHSNRIASDDNEMMLLFIASQAIAKPPFMLYDEKENE